Proteins co-encoded in one Salarias fasciatus chromosome 4, fSalaFa1.1, whole genome shotgun sequence genomic window:
- the mylk5 gene encoding myosin light chain kinase, smooth muscle, which translates to MSTDGSRQRYVSTFRMHITPARAPPPSRTPVSRTAEESFTLSSCKALEPPVFTEPLEDCSVDEGCDIVLRGVLSGAPPIKVVWLHNGEVAYFGKSSFDGRKVSFVVRECLPEDAGAYTCLAESSAGKTSCSAAVFVRDFETICGVYNGVSKIPGPASQSMMGNGKSPQTPASVCTSPSDSHKKTPVSPPREVVPKKRATSGTGPVLHFLNPPQHHEVKVGQTARLTCFFAGSPPVVSCWIRNKDQVADGAELWTENTDRSSTLVIAEAKPHHKGSYTIVVKDRKSSAQHTVTLSVIEKPEPPASCPVVSLLSASSLVLSWSGPCYDGGSAVLGYVVEVKNQTSPELRDWRELTAHCKSTSYRVSSGLQPQEEYRFRVRAFNAAGMSEPGPVSPVVKMEQKDSKRDEDECAPQQYACVTIDSSSRVTDHYDLQEKLGMGKFGLVFKLIHKETGRVCAGKFYKGRRAKEREAARKEIELMNHLHHSKLVQCLAAYDHKPEMVMVMEFIAGGELFERIVDDNFEHTEPASVLYMRQILEGISYMHRQNIVHLDLKPENIVCVDTSGTAIKIIDFGLASKLDGSAPLKVMHGTPEFVAPEVISYEPVCLATDMWSIGVICYILLSGESPFQGNSDAETLASVTAAEWEFDEESFDDITEEAKHFIGSLLVKDARRRLSCKEALAHPWMAAFDSGDHAATKSLSKEKMKKFLARQKWKKAGKALLALKRMALLSKNESCASPTVAGEDSSLSPEAEHALQSLERKMQGPPVFTRTLEDQTAVRGRGVRLSCHLTGYPDPEVVWLRGEEPLEESPTAQIEYEEDGCCTLILARVRPEDANIYTCRAANEHGETSCSAKLTVL; encoded by the exons AATCCTTCACTCTGTCCTCCTGTAAAGCCCTGGAGCCGCCGGTCTTCACAGAGCCTCTGGAGGACTGCAGTGTGGACGAAGGCTGCGACATCGTTCTGCGAGGCGTTCTCTCTGGAGCTCCGCCCATCAAAGTGGTGTGGCTGCATAACG GTGAAGTCGCTTACTTTGGGAAATCTTCCTTCGATGGCAGGAAGGTGAGTTTCGTGGTCAGGGAGTGTTTGCCAGAAGACGCCGGCGCCTACACCTGCCTGGCAGAGAGCAGCGCCGGGAAGACATCCTGCAGCGCCGCCGTGTttgtcagag ACTTTGAAACTATCTGCGGTGTGTATAACGGCGTTTCAAAGATCCCCGGCCCTGCGTCCcagagcatgatgggaaatggaAAGTCTCCACAGACTCCAGCGTCTGTCTGCACCTCGCCTTCAGACTCGCATAAGAAAACCCCCGTCTCACCTCCAAGAG AAGTCGTCCCAAAGAAGAGAGCCACCTCAGGAACAG GCCCAGTGTTACATTTTCTGAACCCACCACAGCACCACGAGGTGAAAGTGGGTCAAACTGCCAGGCTGACGTGTTTTTTCGCCGGTAGCCCCCCTGTGGTGTCCTGCTGGATCCGGAACAAAGATCAG GTGGCGGACGGCGCGGAGCTGTGGACGGAAAACACCGACCggagcagcaccttggtgataGCAGAGGCCAAACCACATCACAAAGGAAGCTACACGATTGTCGTCAAGGACCGGAAGAGCTCCGCacaacacacagtcacactttCTGTTATTG AGAAGCCGGAGCCCCCTGCGTCCTGCCCGGTCGTCTCCCTGCTCTCGGCGTCCAGCCTCGTGCTGTCCTGGTCGGGGCCTTGTTACGACGGCGGCAGCGCCGTCCTGGGCTACGTGGTTGAAGTGAAGAATCAAACGTCCCCTGAACTGAGAGACTGGCGTGAGCTGACAGCCCACTGCAAGAGTACGTCTTACCGGGTTTCCTCCGGGCTGCAGCCTCAAGAAGAATACCGTTTCAGAGTGAGAGCCTTTAATGCAGCGGGGATGAGCGAGCCTGGGCCAGTGTCACCCGTGGTTAAGATGGAACAGAAAG ATTCAAAGAGAGATGAAGACGAGTGCGCTCCTCAGCAGTATGCCTGCGTTACCATCGACTCGTCCAGCAGAGTCACCGATCACTACGACTTGCAGGAGAAACTGGGGAT GGGGAAGTTCGGCCTGGTCTTCAAGCTGATCCACAAGGAGACCGGCCGGGTGTGTGCCGGGAAGTTCTACAAGGGCCGGCGCGCCAAGGAGAGGGAGGCCGCCCGCAAAGAGATCGAGCTGATGAACCACCTCCACCACTCCAAGCTGGTCCAGTGTCTAGCGGCGTACGACCACAAACCCGAGATGGTCATGGTCATGGAGTT TATTGCAGGCGGGGAGCTCTTCGAGCGCATCGTGGACGATAACTTCGAGCACACGGAGCCCGCCAGTGTCCTCTACATGCGGCAGATCCTGGAGGGGATCTCATACATGCACCGGCAGAACATCGTCCATCTGGACCTCAAGCCTgagaacattgtgtgtgtggacacttCCGGCACCGCCATCAAGATCATCGACTTCGGATTAGCCAGCAAGCTCG aTGGAAGCGCGCCTCTGAAGGTGATGCACGGGACTCCGGAGTTTGTAGCGCCTGAGGTGATCAGCTACGAGCCGGTGTGTTTGGCGACCGACATGTGGAGCATCGGGGTCATCTGCTACATTCT GCTGAGCGGCGAGTCTCCCTTCCAGGGGAACAGCGACGCCGAGACCCTGGCCTCGGTCACCGCCGCCGAGTGGGAGTTCGACGAGGAGAGCTTCGACGACATCACCGAGGAGGCCAAGCATTTCATCGGCTCGCTGCTCGTCAAGGACGCCAGGCGGAGGCTGTCCTGCAAAGAAGCCCTCGCTCACCCCTGGATGGCAGCGTTCGACTCCGGAGATCACGCCGCCACCAAGAGTCTGTCGaaggagaagatgaagaagtTCCTGGCCAGGCAGAAGTGGAAG AAAGCTGGCAAGGCGCTGTTGGCCCTGAAGAGAATGGCGTTGTTGTCGAAAAATGAAAGCTGTGCATCCCCAACAGTCGCAGGAGAAG ACTCTTCTCTGAGCCCGGAGGCGGAACACGCTCTGCAGTCTCTTGAACGCAAGATGCAGGGACCCCCCGTGTTCACCAGGACCTTAGAGGACCAGACGGCGGTCCGGGGACGAGGCGTGCGTCTCTCGTGTCACCTCACAG GGTACCCCGACCCGGAGGTGGTGTGGCTGCGCGGCGAGGAGCCGCTGGAAGAGTCCCCCACGGCGCAGATCGAGTACGAAGAGGACGGCTGCTGCACCCTGATCCTCGCCAGAGTCCGGCCGGAGGACGCCAACATTTACACCTGCAGAGCCGCCAATGAGCACGGAGAGACTTCCTGCTCGGCCAAACTAACTGTTCTCTAG